The following coding sequences lie in one Sedimentibacter sp. MB35-C1 genomic window:
- the hisS gene encoding histidine--tRNA ligase yields MKVNTNPAKGMRDITPQEKEIRDYVEGVIVSTYKQSGFELIETPVVENIENLIGSKGGENLKLIFKILKRGEKLDFTKADLNEDDLADLGLRYDLTVPLSRFYCNNRSNLPSVFKAMQVGNVFRAERAQKGRYRSFKQCDIDIIGDSTNAAELELIATTAKALNALGVKNFAVRFNDRRVLKAVIMNCGFSEEEFDSVCIAVDKLDKIGFDGVEKELKGKEYKENSILNIMEALRNINDKGTECLLEYGVSQDVVNEVKDVLDSSREYANGKYDIEFDFTLIRGMGYYTGSIFEIAYKDLGYSIAGGGRYDEMVGNFIGEKVPAIGFSIGFERLVNQLMDEKFKVPAKEKVVLLYERSSKYIDVMKKADEFREEGYSVSVYEKAKKLGKQLNQFAGFGFNKFAVYSGNEEIELKDLSSN; encoded by the coding sequence ATGAAAGTTAATACAAACCCTGCAAAGGGGATGCGAGATATAACACCTCAGGAAAAAGAAATAAGAGATTATGTTGAAGGCGTTATAGTGAGTACATATAAACAAAGCGGATTTGAACTTATAGAAACGCCTGTTGTTGAAAATATAGAAAATTTAATCGGAAGCAAGGGCGGAGAGAATTTAAAGCTTATATTTAAAATATTAAAAAGAGGAGAAAAGCTTGACTTTACAAAAGCAGATTTAAACGAAGATGATTTGGCCGATTTAGGGTTGAGATATGACCTGACAGTTCCATTAAGTCGTTTTTACTGCAATAACAGATCGAACCTTCCTTCAGTTTTTAAAGCAATGCAGGTGGGCAATGTGTTCAGGGCGGAAAGAGCACAAAAAGGAAGGTATAGGAGCTTTAAGCAATGCGACATAGATATTATAGGGGATAGCACCAACGCTGCAGAACTTGAATTGATAGCCACAACTGCCAAGGCGCTGAATGCCCTTGGAGTTAAGAATTTTGCAGTTAGGTTTAATGACAGAAGAGTTTTAAAAGCGGTAATAATGAATTGTGGATTCTCAGAAGAAGAGTTTGACAGTGTGTGCATTGCAGTAGACAAACTGGACAAAATCGGATTTGATGGAGTTGAAAAAGAGCTTAAGGGTAAAGAGTATAAAGAAAATTCAATCTTAAACATAATGGAGGCTCTTAGGAACATAAATGATAAGGGAACCGAATGCCTATTGGAATACGGTGTTTCTCAGGATGTCGTAAATGAAGTTAAAGATGTTTTAGACAGCTCAAGAGAATATGCGAACGGAAAGTATGATATTGAGTTTGATTTTACTTTAATAAGAGGAATGGGATATTACACAGGTTCGATTTTTGAAATTGCATACAAGGACCTTGGATATTCAATAGCAGGAGGTGGAAGGTACGATGAAATGGTGGGTAATTTTATAGGAGAAAAAGTTCCTGCCATAGGTTTTTCAATAGGGTTTGAAAGGCTTGTTAATCAGCTGATGGATGAAAAATTCAAGGTGCCTGCAAAAGAAAAAGTAGTGCTGCTTTATGAAAGATCGAGCAAATATATTGATGTTATGAAGAAAGCTGATGAATTCAGAGAAGAGGGATATTCAGTATCAGTATATGAAAAGGCTAAGAAACTTGGAAAACAGCTGAATCAGTTTGCTGGATTTGGATTTAATAAATTTGCGGTTTATAGTGGGAACGAAGAAATAGAATTGAAAGATTTATCTTCCAACTAG
- a CDS encoding glycoside hydrolase family 26 protein, whose amino-acid sequence MNFKKILILISVLIVMTAGNAFAEELSESTVLVPYSDNYYKYVNNAYGYEIVLLNNLKLSEDIVSVKSRFESDDIVVDVLYDSFYNDLNNNITTYIDYGNRGIGNNPEFKIIDEYNYNFNGLNGHIILYERAKIEGKGHDRNYYAMITFARSYKELITVFMKSSQQIYIEYIMPSFKLIDKTSEIKEDAVFEPVEKKFDEKTQEFYDKYFINNDKMHFGIFEPTYPTYAYRLKQLENMFNYEFPVVLLYNSFQLPFKTEHMNRAKQEGKVVEYGLYTTDLIDGEEKDITLEILKGNYDNYLDELAKSFNEYDYPVLFRLNNEMNGEWVWYSAHKVGKDTDLFIECWRYIYDRFEKNEVDNVIFVWNPNEKSFPNFAYNHYLNYYPGNEYVDIVGLTSYNTGNYYQGETWRSFSQAYDHFYYDYVRHFKHPMMITEFSGASLGGNKAEWFKDMFERISGYDRIKLAVLWNGQDYDMTKPGKTISRNYRLDLENDVIEAVKEGLQSYK is encoded by the coding sequence ATGAATTTCAAAAAAATATTGATTTTAATTTCAGTTCTTATAGTGATGACTGCTGGCAATGCATTTGCAGAAGAGCTTTCGGAAAGCACTGTTTTAGTTCCGTACTCTGATAATTACTATAAATATGTAAACAATGCCTATGGATATGAAATAGTGCTTTTGAACAATCTGAAGCTAAGCGAAGATATTGTAAGCGTAAAAAGCAGGTTTGAATCAGATGATATTGTTGTGGATGTTTTATATGACAGCTTCTATAATGACTTGAACAACAACATTACAACTTATATCGACTACGGAAATAGAGGAATAGGGAATAACCCGGAATTTAAAATAATCGATGAATACAATTATAATTTTAATGGATTGAACGGCCATATAATTCTTTATGAGAGGGCCAAAATAGAAGGCAAAGGGCATGATCGAAATTATTATGCGATGATTACATTTGCCAGATCCTACAAGGAGCTTATAACAGTATTTATGAAGTCTTCGCAGCAGATATACATAGAATACATAATGCCATCTTTTAAGTTAATTGATAAAACATCTGAAATAAAAGAAGATGCCGTGTTCGAGCCTGTTGAAAAGAAGTTTGATGAAAAAACTCAGGAGTTTTATGATAAATATTTTATAAACAATGACAAAATGCATTTTGGGATTTTTGAGCCAACGTATCCTACATACGCATACAGATTGAAGCAGCTGGAGAATATGTTTAATTATGAATTTCCCGTGGTGTTGCTTTACAACTCTTTTCAGCTTCCATTTAAAACTGAGCATATGAACAGAGCAAAGCAGGAAGGGAAGGTAGTGGAATACGGATTGTATACTACGGACTTAATTGACGGAGAAGAAAAAGACATTACTCTTGAAATACTTAAGGGCAATTATGATAATTATCTTGATGAACTGGCAAAAAGCTTTAATGAGTATGATTACCCAGTGCTTTTTAGATTAAATAATGAGATGAATGGAGAATGGGTTTGGTATTCAGCTCACAAGGTTGGCAAGGACACGGATTTGTTTATTGAATGCTGGAGATACATATATGACAGATTTGAAAAAAATGAAGTAGATAATGTTATTTTTGTGTGGAATCCTAACGAAAAATCATTTCCGAATTTTGCATATAATCACTATTTAAATTATTACCCGGGAAACGAATATGTGGATATAGTAGGATTGACTTCTTATAATACAGGTAATTATTATCAAGGAGAGACGTGGAGAAGCTTTTCTCAGGCTTATGATCATTTTTATTACGATTATGTACGCCATTTTAAGCATCCTATGATGATAACAGAATTCAGCGGTGCTTCCTTAGGAGGTAACAAAGCTGAATGGTTTAAGGATATGTTTGAGAGAATATCCGGCTACGATAGAATTAAGCTTGCTGTTCTATGGAACGGACAGGACTATGATATGACAAAGCCGGGAAAAACAATTTCTAGAAATTACAGGCTGGATTTAGAAAATGATGTTATTGAAGCAGTCAAAGAAGGGCTGCAGAGTTATAAATAG
- a CDS encoding DUF1659 domain-containing protein, which produces MAIAVNQANSKLKMVFNVGLDENNKNITKSKTLASIKPTATNEDLYDLGTAVSDMQSFSLESLVRYEEYELVNEIE; this is translated from the coding sequence ATGGCAATAGCTGTAAACCAAGCAAATTCAAAGCTAAAGATGGTTTTCAATGTTGGTCTTGATGAAAATAATAAAAATATTACTAAAAGTAAGACTCTTGCAAGCATCAAGCCAACGGCAACTAATGAAGATTTATATGATTTAGGAACTGCAGTAAGTGATATGCAGTCATTTTCACTTGAGAGTCTTGTAAGATACGAAGAATATGAACTTGTAAATGAAATAGAATAA
- a CDS encoding DUF2922 domain-containing protein, protein MSKKLLMKFKTAGGSTLSLTVDEPKSELTDIDVRTVMDNIIDKNLFNTNSGDLVEVKSAEIITTTEQILI, encoded by the coding sequence ATGTCAAAAAAACTATTAATGAAATTTAAAACTGCCGGCGGATCAACATTATCATTGACAGTTGATGAACCTAAGAGCGAGTTGACCGACATTGATGTAAGAACTGTTATGGATAATATTATAGATAAAAATTTATTTAATACAAACAGCGGAGATTTAGTGGAAGTAAAATCTGCCGAAATCATAACCACAACTGAGCAGATTTTGATATAA
- a CDS encoding DUF3221 domain-containing protein — translation MNKKLIIIITVLLLALIAVIIVNNLKGREVADVENYFTATVLENKRTSIMVQPDEGQSELNSSDKIVVRVAIDGAVLDDLSEFVVGSKVKITYGGEIMESYPAQINAYRVEFAE, via the coding sequence ATGAATAAGAAGTTAATTATTATAATAACGGTTCTGCTTTTGGCATTAATTGCTGTAATAATTGTAAACAATTTAAAGGGCAGAGAAGTTGCTGATGTAGAGAACTATTTTACGGCAACAGTCCTGGAAAATAAAAGGACATCAATCATGGTTCAACCTGATGAAGGACAAAGTGAATTAAACTCAAGTGATAAAATAGTTGTAAGGGTAGCTATAGATGGTGCTGTGCTAGATGATTTATCCGAATTTGTCGTAGGAAGCAAGGTAAAAATAACCTATGGCGGTGAAATTATGGAAAGTTATCCGGCTCAGATAAATGCTTATAGAGTGGAATTTGCTGAATAA
- a CDS encoding response regulator transcription factor, which yields MNILVCDDDKEIVEAIEIYLKNEGYNILKCYSGLQAIKTVEDNDIHLIIMDIMMPEMDGIKATTKIREIKNIPVIMLSAKSEETDIILGLNMGADDYITKPFNPLELIARVKSQLRRYTALGGAIDSEKSNFYKTGNLVIDDERKEVIIDGELVKLTPVEYKILLFLTKNKGRVFSIDDIYEAVWNEPSFNPENTVAVHIRRIREKIEIDPKNPKYLKVVWGVGYKVEDI from the coding sequence ATGAACATATTAGTATGCGATGATGATAAAGAAATTGTTGAGGCCATAGAAATATATTTAAAAAATGAAGGTTATAATATATTGAAGTGCTATTCTGGTCTTCAGGCAATAAAGACAGTTGAAGACAATGACATTCACTTAATAATAATGGATATAATGATGCCTGAAATGGACGGAATAAAGGCAACTACCAAAATCAGGGAAATAAAAAACATTCCCGTAATAATGCTGTCTGCAAAATCTGAAGAAACAGACATTATTCTCGGTCTGAATATGGGAGCGGATGATTATATAACTAAGCCGTTTAATCCTTTGGAGCTGATTGCAAGAGTTAAGTCGCAGCTTAGAAGGTACACCGCGCTGGGCGGAGCTATAGACAGTGAGAAAAGTAACTTTTATAAAACCGGAAACCTTGTTATAGATGACGAAAGAAAAGAAGTTATAATCGATGGAGAATTAGTTAAACTGACGCCGGTTGAATACAAAATTCTTCTGTTCTTAACCAAGAACAAAGGAAGGGTTTTTTCTATTGACGATATTTATGAAGCGGTATGGAACGAACCGTCATTTAATCCCGAAAATACAGTAGCTGTTCACATAAGAAGAATAAGGGAAAAAATTGAAATTGATCCTAAGAATCCAAAATACCTGAAGGTGGTGTGGGGTGTTGGTTACAAAGTGGAAGACATATAG
- a CDS encoding nucleoside recognition domain-containing protein translates to METVLEILLNLTLFIWSIAKVLIPLMIIIEIFKDTKMIDKISHMIKPVTNFFTISEDSGISLVFGLIFGLTIGAGAVIQSVKDYNIDKRSVFLVTMFLSMCHAVFEDSMIMGAAGANPFAVLAARILSAIFVTFILSRFVKKDIPLNDIQKDGSY, encoded by the coding sequence ATGGAAACGGTTTTAGAAATATTATTAAATTTAACTTTATTCATATGGAGCATAGCAAAAGTTCTGATACCTTTGATGATAATAATTGAAATATTTAAGGATACAAAGATGATAGATAAAATATCACACATGATAAAGCCTGTCACCAATTTTTTCACCATAAGCGAAGATTCAGGAATTTCACTTGTCTTTGGGCTGATATTCGGCCTGACAATAGGAGCAGGCGCAGTTATTCAAAGTGTTAAGGATTATAATATTGACAAAAGAAGCGTATTTCTGGTAACAATGTTTCTTTCAATGTGTCATGCAGTATTTGAAGACTCTATGATTATGGGGGCAGCAGGAGCAAACCCATTTGCTGTGTTAGCAGCAAGAATTTTATCTGCCATATTCGTTACTTTTATTCTTTCCCGATTCGTTAAAAAAGATATTCCTTTAAATGATATTCAAAAAGACGGCTCGTATTGA
- a CDS encoding Eco57I restriction-modification methylase domain-containing protein, with the protein MHKTLLKELISLIKKIDLHDYITKVKYVIYIFSKIIYQCRASESNVSKELFLLNHTPNFLHNNKNIFNEYEIFNLNISGVERSIFNLIKANKDNIDFNNFKPAELYESMLTAGEKKVLGQVYTPISIINRMLDQLFDLNLIGKNTKLLDPSCGGGYFLIEAFKKIKSNFGDEIDDKHIIESMLFGIDIDDFSIFMTKAGLMFAGFSIEADFNVFRLDYLTDSFEMNNFDIIVGNPPYVGHKNSTCEYKKALYEKYSEVFYNKADISYCFFKKSREILKPGGVISFITSRYFMEALYADRIRAYIKNNFNIISLVDFSGNNIFKGAMVSPALITLENNGWNKSDFSYVIINSDSIEEKFSYSQDKLKDTGWTILKHADEQLFNKIEEKSNIKIQDACKIKQGIITGLDKAFIVDKKTIEKYNIESDLLKKWIKNSNISKSEVQYNNLYLIYSNIINEEKNYPNAIKYLSFYKDKLQNRRECLKGYRKWYELQWGRIQSDFDNPKIIFPFKSTGSNFYFDTNKYYCSADVYIMNNFNTHIPVNYLLSYLNSDVFEFYFKCLAKKVGTNIYEYYPNKLSEAKIYLPLEKAQQNISDLGKISIDILLKKVFNISEEEVNIIYKYVHEG; encoded by the coding sequence ATGCATAAAACACTGCTGAAAGAGTTAATTTCCTTAATAAAAAAGATAGATTTGCACGATTATATAACAAAGGTAAAGTACGTAATCTATATTTTTTCAAAAATTATATACCAATGCAGGGCATCGGAATCAAATGTTTCAAAAGAATTATTTCTTTTAAATCATACCCCGAATTTTTTGCACAACAATAAGAATATATTTAATGAATATGAAATCTTTAATCTCAACATTTCCGGTGTAGAGAGATCAATATTTAATTTAATCAAAGCCAACAAAGATAATATTGATTTCAATAATTTTAAACCTGCAGAGTTATATGAATCCATGCTTACCGCTGGTGAAAAGAAAGTTTTGGGGCAGGTTTATACACCTATTAGCATTATCAATAGAATGCTGGATCAATTATTTGATTTAAATTTAATAGGCAAAAATACCAAATTACTTGACCCTTCATGCGGAGGCGGATATTTTCTAATAGAAGCGTTCAAAAAAATCAAATCTAACTTTGGAGATGAAATTGACGATAAACATATTATTGAAAGCATGCTGTTCGGTATTGATATAGACGATTTTTCTATATTTATGACTAAGGCCGGCTTAATGTTTGCAGGATTCTCAATAGAAGCTGATTTTAATGTTTTCAGGTTAGATTATTTAACTGATTCTTTTGAAATGAATAATTTTGACATAATAGTCGGAAACCCTCCTTATGTTGGTCACAAAAATTCTACCTGTGAGTACAAGAAAGCTCTGTATGAGAAGTACTCTGAGGTGTTTTACAACAAGGCTGACATATCATATTGCTTTTTTAAAAAAAGCAGGGAAATTCTTAAACCGGGTGGAGTAATATCATTTATAACTTCAAGATACTTTATGGAAGCCCTATATGCAGACAGAATAAGAGCATATATAAAAAATAATTTCAACATAATATCTCTTGTTGATTTCAGCGGAAACAATATATTTAAAGGGGCTATGGTAAGTCCGGCCTTAATAACATTGGAAAATAATGGATGGAACAAAAGCGATTTTTCATACGTCATAATTAATAGTGATAGTATTGAAGAAAAATTCTCATATAGTCAGGACAAGCTTAAAGATACCGGATGGACTATACTTAAGCATGCTGACGAACAGCTTTTCAATAAGATAGAAGAAAAATCAAACATAAAAATTCAGGATGCATGTAAGATTAAGCAGGGAATTATAACCGGGCTGGATAAAGCTTTTATTGTTGATAAAAAAACAATCGAAAAATATAACATTGAAAGTGATTTACTCAAAAAATGGATAAAAAACAGCAACATATCAAAATCAGAAGTGCAATATAATAACTTATACTTGATATATTCCAATATAATTAATGAAGAAAAAAATTATCCCAATGCTATTAAGTACCTTTCCTTCTATAAGGATAAATTACAAAATAGAAGAGAATGTCTGAAGGGATATAGAAAATGGTATGAACTTCAATGGGGACGTATTCAATCTGATTTTGATAATCCAAAAATAATATTTCCGTTCAAATCCACAGGCAGCAATTTTTATTTTGACACAAATAAATATTACTGCAGTGCAGATGTATATATTATGAATAATTTCAACACACATATTCCAGTAAATTATCTTTTGTCATACTTGAATTCGGATGTTTTTGAATTTTACTTTAAGTGTCTGGCAAAAAAAGTAGGGACAAATATTTATGAATATTATCCCAATAAATTAAGTGAAGCTAAAATATATTTACCCCTTGAAAAAGCTCAACAAAATATATCTGATTTAGGAAAAATTAGTATTGATATTTTACTAAAAAAGGTGTTTAATATATCCGAAGAGGAGGTAAATATAATTTATAAATACGTTCATGAAGGGTGA
- a CDS encoding sensor histidine kinase yields the protein MLVTKWKTYSRKALSKILAFILLVVFLLIGAASALTVYENVKNYESITVKNYMKSNTLSNELRYVANRLEYVLRVYKSKDYILSGGTVNKLDIEDSWQLKNLYNNFIAEKGLDDSGEARDIFWAEKREAIEDIKTSIMKSDLTTYEQIMENLDEYGGLIYYAADGKREVTNTNNPGRDYYKLQNVYILVDEKGVVLYPENGYSSYSASLIDTLEDIEDGTNKISIYAAITEEGLLKRVEQWNKDRIILIKNSFVIALSVIIVLMCFVYLTVVAGRVTGDEEVHMQFIDRIYSDISLILIVGIVTLGFTQFYAVLDLRYTSENIMKFVMLLSTAVLSSLFLMMFYSIVRHIKSGTVVKHSFIYLVFLYTARMFVKIASGGPLMIKSMAAVIILIGTSYYSSKAPVLLIPLSAGTVYYVYTKVRKFQTVQEGLKVAKTGNYDYKIKLDGPGEFGLMAKDVNDMTSGLKAAVQNEVKSERLKTELITNVSHDIKTPLTSIISYVDLLKREGLTSANAPKYLDVLDRKSNRLKTLTEDLFEAAKATSGSIEPNFSRVNVNALISQILGELDEKVQESGLMLKVSTENDRIYARADGRLLSRVTENLLSNIFKYALKNSRVYIDIFEKYKEVIVSFKNISAHELNIPADELLERFKRGDESRSSEGSGLGLAIAKSLMEIQNGVLNIIIDGDLFKAEIRLSKFE from the coding sequence GTGTTGGTTACAAAGTGGAAGACATATAGCAGAAAAGCTTTAAGCAAAATTTTGGCCTTCATACTGCTTGTCGTATTCTTGTTGATTGGAGCAGCATCAGCTTTGACAGTATATGAGAATGTGAAAAATTATGAAAGTATTACAGTCAAAAACTATATGAAAAGCAACACCTTAAGCAATGAACTTCGCTATGTGGCAAATCGACTAGAATATGTGCTCAGAGTTTATAAAAGCAAGGATTATATACTGAGCGGAGGTACAGTAAATAAACTTGATATTGAAGATAGCTGGCAGCTTAAAAATCTTTACAATAATTTTATTGCTGAGAAGGGTTTGGATGACAGCGGTGAGGCAAGAGATATTTTCTGGGCTGAAAAAAGAGAAGCCATAGAAGATATTAAAACTTCCATAATGAAATCTGATTTAACTACTTATGAGCAAATTATGGAAAATCTCGATGAGTATGGAGGGTTAATTTATTATGCTGCTGACGGAAAAAGAGAAGTAACAAATACAAATAACCCGGGCAGAGATTACTATAAACTACAAAATGTATATATTCTTGTAGACGAAAAAGGAGTAGTTCTCTACCCGGAAAACGGATACAGCAGCTATTCAGCTTCGCTGATTGATACGCTGGAAGATATAGAGGACGGTACAAATAAAATTTCAATTTATGCCGCTATTACTGAGGAAGGACTTTTGAAAAGGGTTGAGCAGTGGAATAAAGATAGAATTATTCTTATAAAAAATTCTTTTGTTATAGCTTTATCGGTAATCATAGTCCTGATGTGCTTTGTTTATTTGACGGTGGTTGCAGGCAGAGTAACAGGTGACGAAGAAGTTCATATGCAATTTATTGACCGGATTTATTCAGATATAAGTCTTATTTTAATTGTGGGAATAGTCACACTTGGATTTACTCAGTTTTATGCCGTATTAGATTTGAGGTATACAAGTGAAAATATCATGAAATTTGTCATGCTGCTGTCTACGGCTGTATTATCATCGTTGTTTTTAATGATGTTTTATTCAATTGTAAGGCACATTAAGAGTGGAACAGTGGTTAAACATTCTTTCATATACTTGGTGTTTTTATATACAGCAAGAATGTTTGTAAAGATTGCATCAGGCGGACCGCTTATGATTAAATCAATGGCTGCAGTTATTATTTTAATTGGTACTTCATATTACTCTTCAAAAGCACCGGTATTACTAATTCCTTTATCAGCAGGCACAGTTTACTATGTGTATACAAAGGTAAGAAAGTTCCAGACTGTACAAGAAGGACTTAAGGTAGCGAAGACCGGAAATTATGATTATAAAATAAAGCTGGACGGACCTGGTGAGTTTGGATTGATGGCGAAAGATGTTAATGATATGACGAGCGGACTGAAAGCAGCCGTTCAAAATGAGGTTAAAAGTGAGAGACTTAAAACTGAATTGATTACAAACGTGTCCCACGACATTAAAACGCCGCTTACATCAATTATATCATACGTAGATCTTTTGAAAAGAGAAGGCCTTACATCTGCTAATGCACCTAAATACCTTGATGTGTTGGATCGAAAGTCAAACAGACTTAAAACATTGACAGAGGATTTATTTGAGGCGGCTAAGGCAACAAGCGGAAGTATTGAACCGAATTTTTCACGAGTGAACGTTAATGCTTTAATTTCTCAAATATTAGGTGAATTAGATGAAAAGGTTCAAGAATCAGGGCTCATGCTAAAAGTCAGTACTGAGAATGACAGAATTTATGCCAGAGCTGACGGAAGGCTGTTGAGCCGTGTAACAGAAAACCTTCTGTCAAACATATTTAAGTATGCTTTAAAAAATTCCAGAGTATATATAGATATTTTTGAAAAGTATAAAGAAGTTATTGTCAGTTTTAAGAATATTTCTGCACATGAGTTGAATATACCTGCAGATGAGCTATTAGAGAGATTTAAAAGAGGAGATGAATCACGAAGCTCTGAGGGCAGCGGGCTTGGTCTTGCCATAGCAAAAAGTCTTATGGAAATTCAGAATGGAGTTT
- the dsdA gene encoding D-serine ammonia-lyase: MNKDEIINNNLTLKKAAQLKEVFWLNPELSTYREAAKNTPVDISAIDDAEMRLAKFAPLIEILFPETEASHGIIESPLKEIKNMKSQLVQDCGTKIQGRLLLKMDSHLAIAGSVKARGGIYEVLKYAEYLALKNNMISEDDDYSIMAQQKYRDFFNQYKIQVGSTGNLGLSIGITSAAMGFNVIVHMSSDAKQWKKDLLRSKGAQVVEYDSDFSKAVEEGRKMSDQDTMSYFVDDENSMNLFLGYSVAARRLKKQLDEMNIVIDEDHPLFVYLPCGVGGAPGGITYGLKSVYQDNVHCFFVEPTHAPSMLAGMATGLHNDICVQDLGIDGRTHADGLAVGRPSKLVGKMMDNLLSGIFTIEDYKLYDYMRMLHNTESINIEPSACAAFEGIVKIETTDEGKEYIRKHDLVSNIKNAVHISWATGGCLVPEEINKEFLKTHLN; the protein is encoded by the coding sequence ATAAACAAAGATGAAATAATAAATAATAATTTGACATTGAAAAAGGCAGCTCAATTGAAGGAAGTATTTTGGCTTAATCCAGAATTAAGCACATATAGAGAAGCTGCAAAAAATACACCAGTTGATATATCGGCAATAGACGATGCAGAAATGCGCCTTGCCAAATTTGCACCTCTAATAGAAATTCTTTTCCCTGAAACAGAGGCATCTCATGGTATTATCGAATCTCCGCTTAAAGAAATAAAGAATATGAAAAGCCAACTCGTACAAGATTGTGGTACAAAAATCCAGGGAAGACTGCTTTTGAAAATGGACAGCCACCTTGCAATTGCCGGAAGTGTTAAAGCTCGGGGAGGAATATATGAGGTGCTGAAATATGCCGAATATTTGGCTCTAAAGAATAACATGATTTCTGAAGATGATGACTATTCTATAATGGCTCAGCAGAAATACAGAGATTTTTTTAATCAGTATAAAATACAAGTTGGTTCTACAGGAAATCTTGGATTGAGTATCGGCATTACATCTGCCGCAATGGGTTTTAACGTTATAGTACATATGTCATCAGATGCAAAACAGTGGAAAAAGGATTTATTGAGATCAAAAGGTGCGCAGGTGGTTGAATATGACAGCGATTTTTCTAAAGCTGTTGAAGAAGGAAGAAAGATGTCAGACCAGGATACCATGAGTTATTTTGTTGATGATGAGAATTCTATGAATTTATTTTTAGGATATTCAGTAGCTGCAAGAAGATTAAAGAAGCAGCTGGATGAAATGAATATAGTAATAGATGAAGACCACCCTTTGTTCGTATATCTGCCATGTGGGGTAGGAGGTGCGCCGGGTGGAATCACCTACGGGTTGAAATCGGTTTATCAAGACAATGTTCATTGCTTTTTTGTTGAGCCTACACATGCACCGTCAATGCTGGCAGGTATGGCTACAGGGCTTCATAATGACATATGTGTGCAGGATCTTGGAATAGATGGCAGAACTCACGCAGACGGGCTTGCGGTGGGAAGGCCTTCAAAGCTTGTGGGCAAAATGATGGACAATTTGCTTAGCGGAATTTTTACTATTGAAGATTACAAACTATATGACTATATGAGAATGCTTCATAATACGGAAAGTATTAACATTGAACCGTCAGCATGTGCAGCATTTGAGGGAATAGTAAAAATAGAAACAACTGATGAAGGAAAAGAATATATAAGGAAGCATGATTTGGTAAGCAATATTAAAAATGCAGTGCATATATCTTGGGCCACAGGAGGGTGTCTGGTGCCTGAAGAAATAAATAAGGAATTTTTAAAAACACATTTAAATTAA
- a CDS encoding nucleoside recognition domain-containing protein: MLSIGTLKRGFVNGVKTLLDLTKILAPVYVGVQILSVSGILNVMAQFFSPVMSVFGLPGETSLVLILGWASGTYAALGALAAINLTGIQITTIAIMISTAHNLITEGAVVKKLGVSMFTSISLRIIMSLILGFLFYRMFGGF, from the coding sequence ATGCTTTCTATAGGTACACTTAAAAGAGGATTCGTAAATGGAGTCAAAACTCTGCTTGATCTTACAAAAATTTTAGCGCCCGTTTATGTTGGTGTGCAGATTCTTTCGGTTTCAGGAATTTTAAATGTAATGGCACAATTTTTTTCACCTGTAATGTCTGTTTTCGGCCTTCCGGGAGAAACATCCCTTGTATTAATCTTAGGATGGGCTTCCGGTACGTATGCAGCGCTAGGCGCACTTGCTGCCATAAATCTTACAGGAATTCAAATAACAACTATTGCTATTATGATATCAACTGCACATAATCTTATAACCGAAGGGGCTGTTGTCAAAAAATTAGGAGTAAGTATGTTTACCAGTATTTCACTAAGAATAATAATGTCTCTTATACTGGGATTCTTATTTTATAGGATGTTTGGGGGATTTTAA